A genomic stretch from Erigeron canadensis isolate Cc75 chromosome 9, C_canadensis_v1, whole genome shotgun sequence includes:
- the LOC122582447 gene encoding porphobilinogen deaminase, chloroplastic, giving the protein METLNQSLISAAASNFSSSRSVIYGQSLSLSSSSSSTSPSSIVCQKRRRNNNNNIKISASIAVDKKVALIRIGTRGSPLALAQAYETREKLIASSAELAEEGAIEIVVIKTTGDKILSQPLADIGGKGLFTKEIDEALLNSDIDIAVHSMKDVPTYLPDKTILPCNLPREDVRDAFISLNATSLADLPAGSVVGTASLRRKSQLLHRYPSLSVLENFRGNVQTRLKKLNDGVVVATLLALAGLKRLSMTEHVSSILSIDDMLPAVAQGAIGIACRSDDDKMANYIAKLNHEETRLAVACERSFLLTLDGSCRTPIAGYACRDEDGNCLFRGLVASPDGTKVLETSRKGLYAYEDMILMGKDAGEELLSRAGPGFFDS; this is encoded by the exons atGGAAACACTGAATCAGAGCCTGATATCAGCTGCTGCTTCTAATTTCAGTTCTAGTAGATCTGTTATTTATGGACAATCATTGTCcctcagcagcagcagcagctccACCTCACCGTCTTCCATCGTTTGTCAAAAAAGGCggcgtaataataataataatattaaaatatcagCTTCAATAGCCGTTGACAAAAAAGTCGCTCTTATCAGAATTGGCACCAGAGGAAG TCCTTTAGCTTTAGCACAAGCTTATGAGACACGGGAGAAGCTCATTGCTTCAAGTGCCGAGTTAGCCGAAGAGGGAGCTATTGAGATTGTGGTGATCAAAACCACAGGTGATAAGATATTGAGTCAACCGCTTGCAGATATTGGTGGCAAGGGTTTGTTCACTAAAGAAATAGATGAGGCTCTTCTAAACAGTGACATCGACATTGCTGTTCATTCGATGAAAGATGTCCCTACTTATCTCCCTgataaaacaattttgccttgcAATCTTCCACGTGAGGATGTCCGTGATGCATTTATTTCCTTGAATGCGACTTCATTAGCCGACCTTCCAGCCGGCAGCGTTGTGGGCACTGCATCACTCAGGAGAAAGTCTCAACTGCTTCATAGATATCCGTCACTCTCT GTGCTGGAAAATTTCCGAGGCAATGTGCAGACTAGGTTAAAGAAACTAAATGATGGTGTTGTTGTAGCAACATTATTAGCATTAGCTGGACTCAAACGGTTAAGTATGACTGAGCATGTGTCTTCAATTCTTTCTATTGATGATATGCTTCCAGCTGTTGCACAAGGTGCAATCGGGATTGCTTGTCGAAGTGATGATGATAAGATG GCTAATTACATTGCAAAGCTGAACCACGAAGAAACAAGATTAGCAGTTGCATGTGAAAGGTCTTTTCTGCTGACACTTGACGGCTCCTGCAGGACACCCATTGCAGGATATGCCTGTAGAGACGAAGATGGTAATTGCCTCTTTAGAGGTTTGGTGGCCTCACCAGATGGAACCAAAG TACTAGAAACGTCCAGAAAAGGATTATACGCTTATGAAGATATGATTCTGATGGGGAAGGATGCTGGTGAGGAACTACTCTCACGTGCAGGTCCGGGTTTTTTTGACAGTTGA